Proteins encoded within one genomic window of Gemmatimonadaceae bacterium:
- the era gene encoding GTPase Era, translating into MPRAGILTVVGKPNAGKSTLLNRIVGEKLSIVSPKPQSTRDRIVGIHTAGDVQIVILDTPGLLNPRYALQKAMRATALSALGDADVILYLVDATEGDPAPLAEVAQLDESPRAPVIVGFNKTDLIDAARQEALAARHPEAVSMSAATGAGVEALLERIGGMLPASELLYPEDDISTQTVRFFVSELVRETALEQLQDELPYSIACEIEEFREAQSPIYIRAVLHVERDSQKRILIGAGGQRVRAIGKAARAKIEALVGGPVYLDLWVKVLHNWRRNAHALSRFGYKLPEEQSP; encoded by the coding sequence ATGCCTCGTGCTGGAATATTGACCGTCGTCGGCAAACCGAATGCAGGAAAGTCGACGCTGCTGAATCGGATCGTCGGCGAGAAGCTGAGCATTGTCAGCCCGAAGCCGCAGTCGACGCGCGATCGCATCGTCGGAATTCACACCGCCGGCGACGTGCAGATCGTCATCCTCGACACACCCGGGTTGCTCAACCCCAGGTACGCCCTCCAGAAAGCCATGCGTGCGACGGCGCTCTCGGCGCTTGGCGATGCCGACGTCATCCTGTATCTGGTGGACGCGACGGAGGGTGACCCGGCGCCGCTGGCCGAAGTTGCGCAGCTCGACGAGTCGCCGCGCGCGCCGGTTATTGTCGGATTCAACAAGACCGACCTCATCGACGCAGCGCGGCAGGAGGCATTGGCGGCGCGTCATCCCGAGGCGGTGTCGATGTCGGCGGCCACAGGCGCGGGAGTCGAGGCGCTGCTCGAGCGGATTGGTGGGATGTTGCCGGCGAGTGAACTGCTCTATCCCGAAGACGACATCAGCACGCAGACGGTGCGGTTCTTCGTGAGTGAGCTCGTTCGCGAGACGGCGCTGGAACAGCTACAGGACGAACTTCCTTATAGCATCGCGTGTGAGATCGAAGAGTTTCGGGAGGCACAGTCGCCCATTTACATTCGAGCGGTGCTGCACGTCGAGCGAGACAGTCAGAAGAGAATTCTGATTGGCGCGGGCGGGCAGCGCGTTCGCGCCATCGGCAAAGCGGCGCGGGCCAAGATCGAAGCGCTCGTCGGAGGTCCGGTGTATCTGGATCTCTGGGTGAAGGTGCTTCACAACTGGCGGCGCAACGCGCACGCGTTGAGTCGCTTTGGTTACAAACTCCCCGAGGAACAGTCCCCATGA
- a CDS encoding PorV/PorQ family protein produces the protein MRQFLRHVIIGAAFSLAAAATLGAQTGTENESAFEFIFPYGARAVAMGMTGVAMASPSDAVWLNPALVARAHREASLQEQSKLSALISTDIGGSVVWTFAPVGTVALSARYMDEGTDIATNDLNEQTGTFVPKHEVVAATFATTFGSRATAGFTVKRLVRTAPCSGECGPNLPASSSVNALDFGAQFYVSHDSVLSVGLAARNIGPKLQQKDAPQADELPTRIEAGIAIMPTLKDAKDVRVIGAADIVARVGPGAPGFRFGGEVGYQNRYFGRAGYVVYGPGEVSGATFGVGVQTGKLAIDLSQMATDPGTSGLRPTLVSLRYIF, from the coding sequence GTGCGCCAGTTTCTTCGGCACGTCATCATTGGCGCGGCGTTTTCGCTGGCCGCGGCCGCGACACTCGGCGCGCAAACAGGGACCGAGAATGAGTCGGCATTCGAGTTCATCTTCCCGTACGGTGCGCGTGCGGTCGCCATGGGCATGACCGGCGTCGCCATGGCGTCGCCGTCGGATGCAGTGTGGCTCAATCCCGCCCTTGTTGCCCGGGCGCATCGCGAGGCTTCGCTCCAGGAACAGAGCAAGTTGAGCGCATTGATTTCCACGGACATCGGCGGATCGGTCGTGTGGACCTTCGCGCCGGTGGGAACCGTGGCGCTGAGCGCCCGGTACATGGACGAGGGCACGGACATCGCAACGAATGATTTGAATGAGCAAACTGGTACGTTCGTTCCGAAACACGAGGTCGTGGCCGCGACGTTCGCGACGACCTTCGGCAGTCGGGCGACCGCCGGATTTACTGTCAAACGGCTCGTGCGAACGGCTCCGTGCAGCGGCGAATGCGGCCCAAACCTTCCGGCGAGCAGCTCGGTGAACGCGCTGGACTTCGGTGCCCAGTTCTACGTGTCGCATGATTCGGTGCTGTCGGTCGGCCTTGCGGCGCGCAACATCGGGCCGAAGCTGCAGCAGAAAGATGCGCCGCAGGCCGACGAGCTTCCGACGCGCATCGAGGCAGGGATCGCGATCATGCCCACGCTCAAGGACGCCAAGGACGTTCGGGTCATCGGCGCCGCGGATATCGTCGCGCGGGTCGGCCCGGGAGCGCCCGGTTTCCGGTTCGGTGGAGAGGTCGGATATCAAAATCGCTACTTCGGGCGCGCCGGGTATGTCGTGTATGGCCCCGGTGAAGTCAGCGGTGCGACGTTTGGAGTCGGGGTCCAGACGGGCAAACTCGCGATCGATTTATCACAGATGGCGACCGACCCCGGGACCTCCGGACTTCGCCCGACGCTCGTCTCGCTTCGCTACATATTCTGA
- a CDS encoding Trm112 family protein: protein MSGTGGTASTPVSPQLLAILVCPKCKGELEYREAESALLCHACKLRYPIRDGIPIMLIDEATPL from the coding sequence ATGAGTGGTACCGGAGGTACGGCGAGCACTCCAGTCTCGCCGCAGTTGCTGGCCATCCTCGTTTGTCCCAAGTGCAAGGGGGAGCTCGAGTATCGCGAAGCCGAGTCGGCGCTCCTGTGCCACGCGTGCAAGCTGCGGTATCCCATTCGGGACGGGATTCCGATCATGCTCATCGATGAGGCGACGCCGCTTTAG
- a CDS encoding SusC/RagA family TonB-linked outer membrane protein → MKAHGSVVSAAMFMAALFLVAPPHLAAQQATITGRVTAQGSAEPLSEARVYVVGSALNVGTTADGRYTIRGAPLGTVNVRVIRVGYQEQKKSVSVTAGATVTLDFSMQQAIVQLQEIVTTATGQQRRVEIGNTVATIGDVGKKVEETPITNAYDLLVAKAPGVSVLPGNMTGTAGSIRIRGVSSLSLSNAPIWVVDGVRFNAGAYSVRGAGGSMVSSTYLNALNPEDIEDIEIVKGPSAATLYGTDASNGVIVVTTKKGKAGNTKWNWFGEGGKLEDKSHYPDTWAIWGHSATSPNNQIRCFDSTLSTGACIKDSVTFLNIISDSRYTPISTGNRNQYGLQVNGGSDVIRYFVSGDMENETGPLKMPGLDVARFDAQNIGVRDEWLRPEFLQNTSLRTNLSAALSPQFDLTVTAGFTKTNQRLGQTDNNFNSVFYQAMMAPGFAHPGLGYTDKDSRGQELYGNTQFTYGDIFQRFAREDVQRMLGTMQASWRPLSWMQNDGTVGVDFAARDSYGLCRYNECPDFSSWRLGAVGDGHLENRNFSAKFTSNASWQARTWLVFKTTAGADYTNQENESTTASATNLPPGAQTVGAGAVTQGGGTLPSADKTYGAYVQEQATLRDRLFLTVAMRQDQNSAFGTNFQSITYPKASASWIASDEPFFPQYSWLNQFRLRVAYGASGVQPGSTSAFVTFNAPVVSVNATDTPGLRANSLGNADLKPETSTEIEGGFDARVLGNRANLELTLYQKKTKDALYSQNIAPSVAPSALSVLRNLGSVQNTGIEAAINTTILDLRRFGWDVSIAASHNSNKVLSLGLDAAGKPNPTNGTGSTRDSVGLPVHGQFYRVYTYADSNHDGLITANEVTVDPTFRYVGYAVPRDIFSVTNGIDLLNRTVRINGLFDYKGGYLIFNSTKNFQCQQNPACPGRSDPTASLEDQAAAIATTAKNPSTAWGYLENGQFWRFRELSATWRIPTRAVQLARAGDATLVFGARNLKVWTKYKGADPEENFSTGDTQSTFASSAPRRYYTVRLNLHY, encoded by the coding sequence ATGAAAGCCCACGGTTCCGTGGTGTCGGCCGCGATGTTCATGGCCGCACTCTTCCTCGTCGCACCGCCGCACCTCGCGGCGCAACAAGCCACCATCACCGGCCGCGTCACCGCGCAAGGCTCGGCCGAACCCTTGTCCGAGGCGCGCGTGTACGTCGTGGGATCGGCGTTGAACGTCGGCACCACCGCGGACGGCCGCTACACGATTCGCGGCGCTCCCCTCGGCACCGTCAACGTGCGAGTGATCCGCGTCGGTTACCAGGAGCAGAAGAAGTCCGTCTCAGTGACCGCGGGCGCCACGGTCACGCTCGATTTCTCGATGCAGCAGGCGATCGTGCAGCTGCAGGAGATCGTGACGACGGCAACCGGGCAACAGCGCCGCGTCGAGATCGGAAATACCGTCGCCACCATCGGGGACGTCGGCAAAAAAGTCGAAGAGACGCCGATCACCAACGCGTACGATTTGCTCGTCGCGAAAGCACCGGGCGTCTCCGTGCTGCCCGGCAACATGACGGGCACCGCCGGCTCGATTCGCATTCGCGGCGTGAGCTCGCTGTCGCTGAGCAACGCGCCGATCTGGGTCGTCGACGGCGTGCGCTTCAACGCCGGCGCATACAGCGTGCGCGGCGCCGGCGGCTCGATGGTTTCCTCGACGTACCTCAACGCGCTCAATCCCGAGGACATCGAGGACATCGAGATCGTGAAAGGCCCCTCGGCCGCGACGTTGTACGGCACCGACGCCTCGAACGGCGTCATCGTCGTCACCACGAAGAAGGGCAAAGCCGGCAACACCAAGTGGAACTGGTTCGGCGAGGGCGGAAAGCTCGAGGACAAGTCGCACTACCCCGACACGTGGGCGATTTGGGGCCATTCGGCGACGTCGCCCAACAACCAGATTCGCTGCTTCGACAGCACGCTCTCCACGGGCGCGTGCATCAAGGACAGCGTGACGTTCCTCAACATCATTTCCGACTCGCGCTACACGCCGATTTCCACCGGCAACCGCAATCAGTACGGGCTGCAGGTCAACGGCGGCTCCGATGTGATTCGCTACTTCGTGAGCGGCGACATGGAGAACGAGACCGGCCCGCTCAAGATGCCGGGCCTCGACGTCGCGCGATTCGACGCGCAGAACATCGGGGTGCGCGACGAATGGCTCCGTCCCGAATTCCTGCAGAACACCTCGCTCCGCACGAATCTCAGCGCCGCGCTGTCGCCGCAGTTCGACCTGACCGTTACCGCCGGATTCACGAAGACGAATCAGCGCCTCGGCCAGACGGACAACAACTTCAACAGCGTGTTCTATCAGGCGATGATGGCGCCGGGCTTCGCGCATCCGGGCTTGGGCTACACCGACAAGGATTCGCGCGGGCAGGAGTTGTACGGCAACACGCAATTCACGTACGGCGACATCTTCCAGCGTTTCGCGCGCGAAGACGTGCAGCGCATGCTCGGCACCATGCAGGCGAGCTGGCGCCCGTTGTCGTGGATGCAGAACGACGGCACGGTCGGCGTCGACTTCGCGGCGCGCGACAGTTATGGACTCTGCCGCTACAACGAATGCCCGGATTTCAGCAGCTGGCGCCTTGGCGCCGTCGGCGACGGACATTTAGAGAATCGTAATTTCTCCGCGAAGTTCACCTCGAATGCGTCGTGGCAAGCCCGGACGTGGCTCGTGTTCAAGACGACCGCCGGCGCCGACTACACGAATCAGGAAAACGAGTCGACGACGGCCTCGGCAACCAACCTGCCGCCGGGCGCACAGACCGTCGGTGCCGGCGCGGTCACGCAGGGCGGCGGCACGCTGCCGTCCGCCGACAAGACGTACGGCGCGTACGTGCAGGAGCAAGCGACGCTGCGCGATCGTCTGTTCCTCACCGTCGCCATGCGCCAGGACCAGAACAGCGCCTTCGGCACGAACTTCCAGTCGATCACGTATCCCAAGGCGAGCGCGTCGTGGATCGCGTCCGACGAGCCGTTCTTCCCGCAGTACTCGTGGTTGAATCAGTTCCGCCTCCGCGTCGCCTATGGCGCGTCGGGCGTGCAGCCCGGCTCGACGTCGGCATTCGTGACGTTCAACGCGCCCGTGGTCAGCGTCAACGCCACGGACACGCCGGGATTGCGCGCGAACTCACTGGGCAACGCCGATCTCAAGCCCGAAACGTCGACCGAGATCGAAGGTGGATTCGATGCGCGGGTGTTGGGCAATCGAGCCAACCTCGAGCTCACGCTCTACCAGAAGAAAACGAAGGACGCGTTGTACAGCCAGAACATCGCGCCGTCCGTCGCGCCGTCCGCGCTGAGCGTGCTGCGCAACCTCGGTTCGGTGCAGAACACCGGCATCGAAGCCGCGATCAACACGACGATTCTCGATCTCCGGCGCTTCGGTTGGGACGTGAGCATCGCGGCGTCGCACAACAGCAACAAGGTGTTGTCGCTCGGCCTCGATGCGGCGGGCAAGCCGAATCCCACGAACGGCACCGGGTCGACGCGTGACTCCGTCGGACTCCCGGTGCACGGACAGTTCTATCGCGTCTACACCTACGCGGACTCGAACCACGACGGCTTGATCACGGCCAACGAGGTCACGGTCGATCCGACGTTCCGCTACGTCGGCTATGCGGTGCCGCGCGACATCTTTTCGGTAACGAACGGCATCGACCTCTTGAATCGCACGGTGCGCATCAACGGCCTGTTCGACTACAAGGGCGGCTACCTGATCTTCAACAGCACGAAGAATTTCCAGTGCCAGCAAAATCCGGCCTGTCCGGGCCGGTCCGATCCGACGGCCTCGCTCGAGGACCAGGCCGCGGCGATCGCGACGACCGCCAAGAATCCGAGCACCGCGTGGGGCTACCTCGAGAACGGCCAGTTCTGGCGCTTCCGTGAGCTGTCGGCCACGTGGCGCATCCCGACGCGTGCGGTGCAGCTCGCGCGCGCGGGTGACGCGACGCTCGTGTTCGGCGCGCGCAATCTCAAGGTGTGGACCAAGTACAAGGGCGCCGATCCCGAAGAAAACTTCAGCACCGGCGACACCCAGAGCACGTTCGCGAGCTCGGCACCGCGCCGGTACTACACCGTGCGGCTCAACCTCCACTACTAA